In one Dermacentor variabilis isolate Ectoservices chromosome 4, ASM5094787v1, whole genome shotgun sequence genomic region, the following are encoded:
- the LOC142577998 gene encoding cytochrome P450 3A2-like yields MAATWSYIAFALAKYPDIQKRVREEVLEALSQMGTLDYEIVMQKLKYLGYVVNETLRLYPPGLFDADL; encoded by the exons ATGGCCGCAACATGGAGCTACATCGCCTTTGCACTTGCAAAGTATCCCGATATTCAAAAAAGAGTCCGCGAAGAAGTTCTAGAAGCCCTGTCTCAAATG GGTACGCTAGACTACGAAATCGTTATGCAGAAGCTGAAGTACCTCGGTTATGTTGTGAACGAGACGCTGAGGCTGTATCCTCCGGGACTGTT TGATGCAGATTTGTGA